A single Deltaproteobacteria bacterium DNA region contains:
- the lpxA gene encoding acyl-ACP--UDP-N-acetylglucosamine O-acyltransferase yields MAIHPTAIVHKGAQIDSSAEIGPFCIVGPKVKIGPYTRLLSHVVIDNDTTIGARNVIYPFASVGGTPQDLKFKGEPAQLIIGDENVIRESATIHIGTQAGHMETRIGNGCLLMAYIHIAHDCILGNRIIMSNSVGLAGHVTIDDNVVIAGLAGIHQFCQIGRNAYITGASMVAQSVPPFCIAKGDRAQLVGINIIGLKRAGFNREKIRSLRLAFNSLFYRDQNQYTFADALARTEAEFVTNNPEVKEICQFIHNQQRGICPGRAEQIDADSDDTSAE; encoded by the coding sequence GTATCGTTGGTCCGAAGGTGAAGATTGGCCCGTATACTCGTCTGCTGTCTCACGTTGTGATTGATAATGATACTACTATCGGTGCGCGAAATGTCATTTATCCCTTTGCGTCTGTTGGTGGCACACCTCAAGATCTTAAATTTAAAGGTGAACCTGCTCAACTAATTATTGGTGATGAAAATGTAATTCGAGAATCAGCCACAATTCATATTGGTACCCAAGCCGGCCATATGGAAACGCGTATTGGCAATGGCTGCTTATTAATGGCATATATTCATATCGCCCACGATTGCATACTTGGCAATCGTATTATCATGTCAAATTCAGTAGGTTTAGCTGGGCATGTTACCATTGATGATAATGTAGTAATTGCTGGGCTTGCTGGCATTCATCAGTTTTGTCAAATTGGACGTAATGCCTATATTACTGGCGCTTCAATGGTTGCTCAGAGCGTACCACCCTTTTGCATTGCTAAAGGGGATCGGGCTCAATTAGTTGGGATTAATATCATTGGCCTAAAACGTGCTGGTTTTAATCGCGAAAAAATACGCTCACTTAGGCTTGCTTTTAATAGCTTATTTTATCGCGATCAAAATCAATATACCTTTGCAGATGCTTTAGCACGCACTGAAGCTGAGTTTGTGACAAACAATCCCGAGGTAAAAGAAATATGCCAATTTATTCACAATCAACAGCGTGGTATATGCCCTGGGCGTGCTGAACAAATTGATGCAGACTCTGATGATACATCCGCCGAATAA